The Gracilibacillus caseinilyticus genome segment AAGGTAACATTGCTTTCTATTTCCAACTGTTCAAGATTTTGAATGACTGGTATGCAAAATGGATAGTCAGATTTTGATTTAACTCTTTTTCTATCTAATGTAATACGTTTTAAATACATCTTTCCACCTACTTTTTTAATCGATAGCCAACGCCCCAGATTGTCTCAATCAATCTCAGCTTAGACGGGTTTTTCTCGATTTTTTCGCGGATCTTACGTATATGGACGGTAACGGTAGAGCTGTCACCTATCGCATCAAATCCCCAAATTCTTTCAAGTAATTGCTCTTTCGTGAAGACATGATTAGGATGACAGGCTAAAAAATAGAGTAGATCATACTCTTTTGCTGTTAGAGTAAGTATTTGTTCATTGACCGAAACTTGTCGAGATTGAGGATCAATCGTGACACTGCCGATTTCGATTAATTGATGTGTTCCCTCCCGGTTGGTCAGCCGTCTGTATCTTGCTATATGAGCTTTCACCCGTGCTAACAGTTCATTAGGGTTAAACGGTTTGACAATGTAGTCATCCGCGCCTCGGTTAAAGCCCTTGATTTTATCTATATCTTCTTTTCGTGCGGTCACCATCAAAATTGGAATATCTAATGTTCTCCGTAATTGTTCACACAGCTCCCAGCCATCTGTACCCGGGAGCATAATATCCAGGATAATTAGATCATATGACTGGTGCTTGATCGCCCGATTTGCTTGCTCACCGTCCATCGAAATCGTCACATCAAAACCACTTAATTCTAAATAATCCTTTTCCAGTTCGGCAATGCTCATTTCATCTTCTACAATTAAGACTTTATTCATTGTGTTCACCTTTTTTCAATTGAAAATAAATCGTTGTTCCTTTGCCAGGCACACTTTCTGCCCAAACAGAACCTTGATGGACCTCGATAATTTTCTTCACAATCGCCAGTCCTAATCCACTGCCACCTGTAGCTGAATTACGTGAGAAGTCCGTTCGATAAAATTGATCAAATACAAAAGGTAATGCTGCCTGATCAATGCCGATTCCATTATCTTTCATCATCAGTATAACAATTTTCTTCCTTTTCTGTAATCGAGAAGATAATTTTTGACTTATTATTATTTTGATACTTCACACTGTTCGTGACCACATTCCGTATAGCTCGGTGTAATTGTTCACGGTCTGCTTCGATGAGCGTCCTGCCGGATTGCTGCAAAGAAAACTCGATCATTGGATATTGAAATCGTAATTCTTCGATAATGTCGTGACAATAGGACACAAGATCGATGGTATCAAAGTGAAAAGGCATGCGTTGCAAATCCAGCTTCGAATAAACAAACAGCTCATCGACCATGTATTCCAATGCTTCAGTTTTGTCATAAATCGTTCTCATATATCGAT includes the following:
- a CDS encoding response regulator transcription factor, encoding MNKVLIVEDEMSIAELEKDYLELSGFDVTISMDGEQANRAIKHQSYDLIILDIMLPGTDGWELCEQLRRTLDIPILMVTARKEDIDKIKGFNRGADDYIVKPFNPNELLARVKAHIARYRRLTNREGTHQLIEIGSVTIDPQSRQVSVNEQILTLTAKEYDLLYFLACHPNHVFTKEQLLERIWGFDAIGDSSTVTVHIRKIREKIEKNPSKLRLIETIWGVGYRLKK
- a CDS encoding sensor histidine kinase translates to MMKDNGIGIDQAALPFVFDQFYRTDFSRNSATGGSGLGLAIVKKIIEVHQGSVWAESVPGKGTTIYFQLKKGEHNE